In Archocentrus centrarchus isolate MPI-CPG fArcCen1 chromosome 16, fArcCen1, whole genome shotgun sequence, a single window of DNA contains:
- the LOC115793980 gene encoding free fatty acid receptor 3-like has product MEFIVSSEVILSVYIISFLIGFPCNLIALCAFSVKIHSKPLLSDILLLNLTVSDLLFLIILPLKMYEAASGMKWNLPNFMCSITSFIFFSTIYTSSFLLMAVSVVRYIGVAYPITYHQLHKPVYAIVISSVIWLISAAHCSITFIIQHHPSLASKNSSVCYEHFTEKQLGVLLPLRVEFFFVLCLIPLLICIYCYLRCILILYSRPNISQMQKQKAMGMALGTLAVFLICVLPYNLSHIVGYFQGNSPEWRYYTLLLSCFNTCIDPIIFYFSSSTFRFSSEKFIFREWWLIVSKLQGKVTTSS; this is encoded by the coding sequence ATGGAGTTCATAGTGAGCAGTGAGGTCATTCTCTCAGTTTACATTATTTCCTTCCTGATCGGCTTCCCCTGCAATCTCATCGCTCTCTGTGCATTTAGTGTGAAGATCCACTCAAAGCCACTTCTATCAGACATCCTGCTGCTCAATCTGACCGTCTCCGACCTGCTCTTCTTGATCATCCTGCCTCTCAAGATGTACGAGGCCGCATCTGGTATGAAATGGAATCTGCCAAACTTCATGTGCTCCATCACTTCCTTCATCTTTTTCTCCACAATCTACACCAGCTCCTTCCTGCTGATGGCAGTCAGCGTGGTCCGCTACATAGGAGTAGCATACCCTATCACCTATCATCAGCTGCATAAACCCGTGTATGCAATTGTTATTAGCTCTGTTATTTGGCTGATCTCAGCAGCACACTGCAGCATCACTTTCATCATCCAACACCACCCATCTCTGGCCAGCAAAAACTCCAGTGTATGCTATGAACACTTTACAGAGAAGCAGTTGGGGGTCCTACTGCCTCTACGTGTGGAGTTTTTCTTTGTACTCTGCCTCATACCTCTTCTAATTTGTATTTACTGCTACTTGCGCTGCATCTTGATTCTGTACAGCCGCCCCAATATATCCCAGATGCAGAAACAGAAGGCCATGGGCATGGCTTtggggactcttgctgtgttcCTCATTTGTGTTCTGCCGTACAATTTATCTCATATAGTGGGTTATTTCCAGGGAAACAGTCCGGAGTGGAGATACTACACACTGCTGCTTAGCTGTTTCAACACCTGTATTGATCCCATCATCTTCTATTTTTCCTCCTCCACCTTCCGATTCTCAAGTGAAAAGTTCATTTTCAGGGAGTGGTGGCTCATTGTTTCAAAATTGCAAGGGAAGGTCACCACCTCTAGCTAA